From bacterium, the proteins below share one genomic window:
- a CDS encoding substrate-binding domain-containing protein, with the protein MKRPTLFVLMAILLSAALLAGCAKKTGTKPILIGASLLTMQDDFYITLAKGLTDAAAAHRELPLKVLIRNSDFKLNRQLGDIDDFMQQGISVLIVSPTGPSAICPTLEEVNKKGIPVITVDIKSTCPLVKTHVMSDDLLAGRVAGQFIADQLNGKGSIAIVTHPIYSSGINRVIGFRQVLEKYPDIHILAELNAESSREKAIAVMDDLMMAHPEVNYVMGINDVMTLGAMAAVEGAGKSEQIKAVMICGGQKEAFSRLKAGDPCLKGAALLYPYQIGTQAIEAAVKILQGKPVPPEILAPVKLITHENAVELETEWYGQK; encoded by the coding sequence GTGAAACGCCCCACCCTATTCGTCCTGATGGCGATCCTGCTATCCGCAGCCTTGTTGGCCGGCTGCGCGAAAAAAACCGGGACCAAGCCCATTCTCATCGGTGCGTCTCTGCTGACCATGCAGGATGATTTTTACATCACCCTGGCCAAAGGGCTCACCGATGCGGCAGCGGCGCACCGGGAACTGCCGCTCAAAGTTCTGATTCGCAATTCAGATTTCAAACTCAACCGACAGCTGGGCGACATCGATGATTTTATGCAGCAGGGCATCAGCGTGTTGATCGTCAGTCCGACCGGTCCCAGCGCCATCTGTCCGACCCTGGAAGAGGTAAATAAAAAGGGCATTCCGGTCATCACCGTGGATATTAAAAGCACCTGCCCGTTGGTGAAAACCCATGTCATGTCCGACGATCTGCTTGCAGGCCGGGTGGCCGGACAGTTTATCGCAGATCAATTGAACGGCAAGGGCTCCATCGCCATCGTCACCCACCCGATCTACTCCTCCGGCATCAACCGGGTCATCGGATTTCGCCAGGTCCTGGAAAAATATCCCGACATTCACATTCTGGCGGAGCTGAACGCAGAATCCAGCCGAGAAAAGGCGATTGCAGTCATGGACGATCTGATGATGGCGCATCCGGAGGTCAACTATGTCATGGGCATCAATGACGTCATGACCCTCGGCGCCATGGCTGCGGTGGAGGGCGCGGGCAAGTCCGAGCAGATCAAAGCGGTCATGATCTGCGGCGGCCAAAAAGAGGCGTTCAGCCGGCTCAAAGCCGGGGATCCCTGTCTCAAAGGGGCGGCGTTGCTCTATCCTTATCAGATCGGCACCCAGGCCATCGAGGCCGCAGTGAAGATCCTGCAGGGCAAACCGGTTCCTCCGGAGATTCTGGCGCCGGTAAAACTGATCACCCATGAGAACGCGGTTGAATTGGAAACAGAGTGGTACGGACAAAAGTAA
- a CDS encoding ABC transporter permease translates to MIIIMTVLSPNFMTLSNLFNVSRQISVMAVVAAGMTFVILSGGIDLSVGSVVALSGIILSWLIQKAGLPVVPAILAGVAAAVVIGLMNGAFIAKLKIPFFIVTLATMVIARGLCFIITGGFPISQLGEGFQQIGRGYWGPIPIPVIVMVLVYLIAFLLLQRMRFGRHVYAIGGNETAAKLAGIRVDRTKILIYGVCGACAGIASLILTSRMNSGDPNMGTGLEMDAIASIVIGGTSISGGSGWIWGTFIGAYIIGILNNGLNMLNISAYYQMAMKGLIILLAVWLQQSMQKK, encoded by the coding sequence ATGATCATCATCATGACGGTCCTGTCGCCCAACTTTATGACCCTCTCCAACTTGTTCAACGTCAGCCGTCAGATCTCGGTGATGGCGGTGGTGGCAGCGGGTATGACCTTTGTGATCCTGAGCGGCGGCATTGACCTGTCGGTGGGTTCGGTGGTGGCCCTGTCCGGCATCATTCTCAGCTGGCTGATCCAGAAAGCCGGCCTGCCGGTCGTGCCAGCCATCCTCGCCGGCGTCGCTGCCGCGGTGGTGATCGGTTTGATGAACGGCGCCTTTATCGCCAAGCTGAAAATCCCGTTTTTTATCGTCACCCTGGCGACTATGGTCATCGCCAGGGGCCTTTGTTTCATCATCACCGGTGGATTTCCCATCTCTCAGTTGGGCGAGGGGTTTCAGCAGATCGGCCGCGGCTATTGGGGCCCGATCCCTATCCCGGTGATCGTGATGGTGCTGGTCTATCTCATCGCCTTCCTCCTGCTCCAGCGCATGCGTTTCGGCCGGCATGTCTATGCCATCGGCGGCAATGAGACCGCCGCCAAGCTGGCCGGCATTCGTGTGGATCGCACCAAGATCCTCATCTATGGCGTGTGCGGGGCCTGCGCCGGCATCGCCTCGCTGATCCTGACCTCACGGATGAATTCGGGCGATCCCAACATGGGTACCGGCCTGGAGATGGACGCCATCGCCTCCATCGTCATCGGCGGCACCAGCATCAGCGGCGGTTCGGGATGGATCTGGGGCACCTTCATCGGCGCCTACATCATCGGCATCCTCAACAACGGACTCAACATGCTGAATATCTCCGCGTATTATCAGATGGCGATGAAGGGATTGATCATTCTGCTGGCTGTCTGGTTGCAGCAGAGCATGCAGAAAAAGTAG